In the Diprion similis isolate iyDipSimi1 chromosome 2, iyDipSimi1.1, whole genome shotgun sequence genome, one interval contains:
- the LOC124416102 gene encoding uncharacterized protein LOC124416102 isoform X4 yields the protein MRDTNDMMEDVICEDTMMECSGTDGGGLEDLVNLASDIADSAPSIRAAAERLLTLLGVDEDDEASSSEDEGVEVDLEDSDGEDPQDTRLLHQLAASLAQELKYAKQNSSNSKLALQSQGACSEVQGKDGTTSSMDFGPETTREYNSTSFERRGSSAPFCHSEESRLSRHLQHRLHEQLPPPPPYQCTRVNALPQPHEARGKFEFVARAQNHAEMPPAYPPFGSCAMIEDPEGPRLTNPVSWGVGWEACASEALRYLVEDEGLPPHHPTVVAMKNHLDLQRGRVLSQFVARCKSGSTTRRYRDRAGVEI from the exons GACACGATGATGGAATGTAGCGGCACGGACGGCGGAGGCCTGGAGGATCTCGTCAACCTTGCATCGGATATTGCAGACTCAGCCCCAAGTATACGAG CCGCGGCCGAGCGTCTGCTGACCCTGCTGGGCGTTGACGAGGACGACGAAGCTTCATCGTCGGAGGACGAGGGGGTGGAGGTCGACCTGGAGGACAGCGACGGAGAGGATCCGCAGGACACGCGTCTGCTGCACCAGCTCGCGGCGTCGCTGGCGCAGGAGCTGAAGTACGCGAAGCAGAACAGTTCGAACAGCAAACTAGCGCTGCAGAGCCAGGGGGCTTGCAGCGAGGTCCAGGGTAAGGACGGGACGACTTCGAGCATGGATTTCGGGCCCGAAACCACACGGGAGTACAACTCGACTAGCTTCGAGAGGCGTGGAAGTTCGGCTCCGTTCTGCCACAGCGAGGAATCCCGTCTTTCCCGACACCTGCAGCACCGTCTGCACGAGCAGCTGCCGCCCCCGCCGCCCTACCAATGCACCAGGGTGAACGCGCTGCCCCAGCCTCACGAGGCGCGGGGGAAGTTCGAATTCGTCGCGAGGGCCCAGAACCACGCGGAAATGCCACCCGCCTACCCCCCCTTCGGCTCCTGCGCCATGATCGAGGACCCCGAGGGGCCCCGGCTGACGAACCCCGTTTCGTGGGGCGTCGGGTGGGAGGCTTGCGCCTCCGAGGCCCTCCGATACCTCGTGGAGGACGAGGGGCTTCCCCCCCACCACCCCACCGTCGTCGCCATGAAGAATCACCTCGACCTGCAGAGAGGGCGGGTCCTTTCTCAGTTCGTTGC cCGTTGCAAATCCGGGTCGACGACTCGGCGATATCGCGATCGGGCGGGAGTTGAAATATAG
- the LOC124416106 gene encoding uncharacterized protein LOC124416106 produces the protein MIPDVDIVYATSEEKIKNMPTGRPGSPSSSTEDEGPPITAWQRYQQFLAVMEASGEKMDRKVMLEAMFRGNDLAYGNH, from the coding sequence aTGATTCCCGACGTCGATATCGTCTACGCCACCTCCGAggagaaaatcaaaaacatgCCGACCGGAAGACCCGGAAGTCCTTCGTCGAGCACCGAGGATGAAGGACCGCCGATTACGGCCTGGCAGAGGTATCAGCAGTTTCTTGCTGTGATGGAGGCGAGCGGAGAGAAAATGGACCGGAAAGTTATGCTGGAGGCGATGTTCAGGGGGAACGATTTGGCCTACGGCAATCACTGA
- the LOC124416102 gene encoding uncharacterized protein LOC124416102 isoform X3, whose protein sequence is MPILQNDGKQRSTRLFISEIELTQAFIFQDTMMECSGTDGGGLEDLVNLASDIADSAPSIRAAAERLLTLLGVDEDDEASSSEDEGVEVDLEDSDGEDPQDTRLLHQLAASLAQELKYAKQNSSNSKLALQSQGACSEVQGKDGTTSSMDFGPETTREYNSTSFERRGSSAPFCHSEESRLSRHLQHRLHEQLPPPPPYQCTRVNALPQPHEARGKFEFVARAQNHAEMPPAYPPFGSCAMIEDPEGPRLTNPVSWGVGWEACASEALRYLVEDEGLPPHHPTVVAMKNHLDLQRGRVLSQFPLQIRVDDSAISRSGGS, encoded by the exons ATGCCTATACTGCAAAACGATGGAAAACAACGAAGCACTCGTTTGTTCATATCCGAGATTGAATTAACTCAGGCTTTCATCTTCCAGGACACGATGATGGAATGTAGCGGCACGGACGGCGGAGGCCTGGAGGATCTCGTCAACCTTGCATCGGATATTGCAGACTCAGCCCCAAGTATACGAG CCGCGGCCGAGCGTCTGCTGACCCTGCTGGGCGTTGACGAGGACGACGAAGCTTCATCGTCGGAGGACGAGGGGGTGGAGGTCGACCTGGAGGACAGCGACGGAGAGGATCCGCAGGACACGCGTCTGCTGCACCAGCTCGCGGCGTCGCTGGCGCAGGAGCTGAAGTACGCGAAGCAGAACAGTTCGAACAGCAAACTAGCGCTGCAGAGCCAGGGGGCTTGCAGCGAGGTCCAGGGTAAGGACGGGACGACTTCGAGCATGGATTTCGGGCCCGAAACCACACGGGAGTACAACTCGACTAGCTTCGAGAGGCGTGGAAGTTCGGCTCCGTTCTGCCACAGCGAGGAATCCCGTCTTTCCCGACACCTGCAGCACCGTCTGCACGAGCAGCTGCCGCCCCCGCCGCCCTACCAATGCACCAGGGTGAACGCGCTGCCCCAGCCTCACGAGGCGCGGGGGAAGTTCGAATTCGTCGCGAGGGCCCAGAACCACGCGGAAATGCCACCCGCCTACCCCCCCTTCGGCTCCTGCGCCATGATCGAGGACCCCGAGGGGCCCCGGCTGACGAACCCCGTTTCGTGGGGCGTCGGGTGGGAGGCTTGCGCCTCCGAGGCCCTCCGATACCTCGTGGAGGACGAGGGGCTTCCCCCCCACCACCCCACCGTCGTCGCCATGAAGAATCACCTCGACCTGCAGAGAGGGCGGGTCCTTTCTCAGTTC cCGTTGCAAATCCGGGTCGACGACTCGGCGATATCGCGATCGGGCGGGAGTTGA
- the LOC124416102 gene encoding uncharacterized protein LOC124416102 isoform X5: protein MRDTNDMMEDVICEDTMMECSGTDGGGLEDLVNLASDIADSAPSIRAAAERLLTLLGVDEDDEASSSEDEGVEVDLEDSDGEDPQDTRLLHQLAASLAQELKYAKQNSSNSKLALQSQGACSEVQGKDGTTSSMDFGPETTREYNSTSFERRGSSAPFCHSEESRLSRHLQHRLHEQLPPPPPYQCTRVNALPQPHEARGKFEFVARAQNHAEMPPAYPPFGSCAMIEDPEGPRLTNPVSWGVGWEACASEALRYLVEDEGLPPHHPTVVAMKNHLDLQRGRVLSQFPLQIRVDDSAISRSGGS, encoded by the exons GACACGATGATGGAATGTAGCGGCACGGACGGCGGAGGCCTGGAGGATCTCGTCAACCTTGCATCGGATATTGCAGACTCAGCCCCAAGTATACGAG CCGCGGCCGAGCGTCTGCTGACCCTGCTGGGCGTTGACGAGGACGACGAAGCTTCATCGTCGGAGGACGAGGGGGTGGAGGTCGACCTGGAGGACAGCGACGGAGAGGATCCGCAGGACACGCGTCTGCTGCACCAGCTCGCGGCGTCGCTGGCGCAGGAGCTGAAGTACGCGAAGCAGAACAGTTCGAACAGCAAACTAGCGCTGCAGAGCCAGGGGGCTTGCAGCGAGGTCCAGGGTAAGGACGGGACGACTTCGAGCATGGATTTCGGGCCCGAAACCACACGGGAGTACAACTCGACTAGCTTCGAGAGGCGTGGAAGTTCGGCTCCGTTCTGCCACAGCGAGGAATCCCGTCTTTCCCGACACCTGCAGCACCGTCTGCACGAGCAGCTGCCGCCCCCGCCGCCCTACCAATGCACCAGGGTGAACGCGCTGCCCCAGCCTCACGAGGCGCGGGGGAAGTTCGAATTCGTCGCGAGGGCCCAGAACCACGCGGAAATGCCACCCGCCTACCCCCCCTTCGGCTCCTGCGCCATGATCGAGGACCCCGAGGGGCCCCGGCTGACGAACCCCGTTTCGTGGGGCGTCGGGTGGGAGGCTTGCGCCTCCGAGGCCCTCCGATACCTCGTGGAGGACGAGGGGCTTCCCCCCCACCACCCCACCGTCGTCGCCATGAAGAATCACCTCGACCTGCAGAGAGGGCGGGTCCTTTCTCAGTTC cCGTTGCAAATCCGGGTCGACGACTCGGCGATATCGCGATCGGGCGGGAGTTGA
- the LOC124416102 gene encoding uncharacterized protein LOC124416102 isoform X1 has translation MPILQNDGKQRSTRLFISEIELTQAFIFQDTMMECSGTDGGGLEDLVNLASDIADSAPSIRAAAERLLTLLGVDEDDEASSSEDEGVEVDLEDSDGEDPQDTRLLHQLAASLAQELKYAKQNSSNSKLALQSQGACSEVQGKDGTTSSMDFGPETTREYNSTSFERRGSSAPFCHSEESRLSRHLQHRLHEQLPPPPPYQCTRVNALPQPHEARGKFEFVARAQNHAEMPPAYPPFGSCAMIEDPEGPRLTNPVSWGVGWEACASEALRYLVEDEGLPPHHPTVVAMKNHLDLQRGRVLSQFVARCKSGSTTRRYRDRAGVEI, from the exons ATGCCTATACTGCAAAACGATGGAAAACAACGAAGCACTCGTTTGTTCATATCCGAGATTGAATTAACTCAGGCTTTCATCTTCCAGGACACGATGATGGAATGTAGCGGCACGGACGGCGGAGGCCTGGAGGATCTCGTCAACCTTGCATCGGATATTGCAGACTCAGCCCCAAGTATACGAG CCGCGGCCGAGCGTCTGCTGACCCTGCTGGGCGTTGACGAGGACGACGAAGCTTCATCGTCGGAGGACGAGGGGGTGGAGGTCGACCTGGAGGACAGCGACGGAGAGGATCCGCAGGACACGCGTCTGCTGCACCAGCTCGCGGCGTCGCTGGCGCAGGAGCTGAAGTACGCGAAGCAGAACAGTTCGAACAGCAAACTAGCGCTGCAGAGCCAGGGGGCTTGCAGCGAGGTCCAGGGTAAGGACGGGACGACTTCGAGCATGGATTTCGGGCCCGAAACCACACGGGAGTACAACTCGACTAGCTTCGAGAGGCGTGGAAGTTCGGCTCCGTTCTGCCACAGCGAGGAATCCCGTCTTTCCCGACACCTGCAGCACCGTCTGCACGAGCAGCTGCCGCCCCCGCCGCCCTACCAATGCACCAGGGTGAACGCGCTGCCCCAGCCTCACGAGGCGCGGGGGAAGTTCGAATTCGTCGCGAGGGCCCAGAACCACGCGGAAATGCCACCCGCCTACCCCCCCTTCGGCTCCTGCGCCATGATCGAGGACCCCGAGGGGCCCCGGCTGACGAACCCCGTTTCGTGGGGCGTCGGGTGGGAGGCTTGCGCCTCCGAGGCCCTCCGATACCTCGTGGAGGACGAGGGGCTTCCCCCCCACCACCCCACCGTCGTCGCCATGAAGAATCACCTCGACCTGCAGAGAGGGCGGGTCCTTTCTCAGTTCGTTGC cCGTTGCAAATCCGGGTCGACGACTCGGCGATATCGCGATCGGGCGGGAGTTGAAATATAG
- the LOC124416102 gene encoding uncharacterized protein LOC124416102 isoform X2 codes for MPILQNDGKQRSTRLFISEIELTQAFIFQDTMMECSGTDGGGLEDLVNLASDIADSAPSIRAAAERLLTLLGVDEDDEASSSEDEGVEVDLEDSDGEDPQDTRLLHQLAASLAQELKYAKQNSSNSKLALQSQGACSEVQGKDGTTSSMDFGPETTREYNSTSFERRGSSAPFCHSEESRLSRHLQHRLHEQLPPPPPYQCTRVNALPQPHEARGKFEFVARAQNHAEMPPAYPPFGSCAMIEDPEGPRLTNPVSWGVGWEACASEALRYLVEDEGLPPHHPTVVAMKNHLDLQRGRVLSHRCKSGSTTRRYRDRAGVEI; via the exons ATGCCTATACTGCAAAACGATGGAAAACAACGAAGCACTCGTTTGTTCATATCCGAGATTGAATTAACTCAGGCTTTCATCTTCCAGGACACGATGATGGAATGTAGCGGCACGGACGGCGGAGGCCTGGAGGATCTCGTCAACCTTGCATCGGATATTGCAGACTCAGCCCCAAGTATACGAG CCGCGGCCGAGCGTCTGCTGACCCTGCTGGGCGTTGACGAGGACGACGAAGCTTCATCGTCGGAGGACGAGGGGGTGGAGGTCGACCTGGAGGACAGCGACGGAGAGGATCCGCAGGACACGCGTCTGCTGCACCAGCTCGCGGCGTCGCTGGCGCAGGAGCTGAAGTACGCGAAGCAGAACAGTTCGAACAGCAAACTAGCGCTGCAGAGCCAGGGGGCTTGCAGCGAGGTCCAGGGTAAGGACGGGACGACTTCGAGCATGGATTTCGGGCCCGAAACCACACGGGAGTACAACTCGACTAGCTTCGAGAGGCGTGGAAGTTCGGCTCCGTTCTGCCACAGCGAGGAATCCCGTCTTTCCCGACACCTGCAGCACCGTCTGCACGAGCAGCTGCCGCCCCCGCCGCCCTACCAATGCACCAGGGTGAACGCGCTGCCCCAGCCTCACGAGGCGCGGGGGAAGTTCGAATTCGTCGCGAGGGCCCAGAACCACGCGGAAATGCCACCCGCCTACCCCCCCTTCGGCTCCTGCGCCATGATCGAGGACCCCGAGGGGCCCCGGCTGACGAACCCCGTTTCGTGGGGCGTCGGGTGGGAGGCTTGCGCCTCCGAGGCCCTCCGATACCTCGTGGAGGACGAGGGGCTTCCCCCCCACCACCCCACCGTCGTCGCCATGAAGAATCACCTCGACCTGCAGAGAGGGCGGGTCCTTTCTCA cCGTTGCAAATCCGGGTCGACGACTCGGCGATATCGCGATCGGGCGGGAGTTGAAATATAG